The following are from one region of the Polaribacter marinaquae genome:
- a CDS encoding tetratricopeptide repeat protein produces the protein MSLLKFESMLKTNNIYFFDLVEFEEIIIHYLDSGKVSLAKKAIKLGLEQHPESIDLKLLMVEMHLTEHEVDKAEKLLKKVAIIAPDNEEVFIQKATINSKRGLHKVAIKDLEKALDLTEDKVDVWSLLGMEYLYLDDFTNARKNFANCIEVDYEDYSALYNIVYCFDMQEEHEEAATYLKSYIEINPYCEVAWHQLGRQYFVLNNFEEALKAFEYAVLIDESFLGGYLEKAKTLEQLGNYQDAIDNYLITLELDDPTAYAYIRVGECYQKLENLEAAISYYKKAVHEDPLLDKGWGLLANIYFDLENYQKASYYLSKALKIDEDNAVYWRRYSEIKLKLSFLEEAVSGYNNCLRLGDNSPEIYLGLIDVLSFLGEYNYALKVIFEAQKIHKGFAEIEYRFAGLFFIMNKNKYAFSHLIKGMQIDYDYHIILKELYPTVYDNLEVKKLLSNYKKATE, from the coding sequence ATGTCTCTATTAAAATTTGAATCGATGCTCAAAACCAACAATATTTATTTTTTTGATTTGGTAGAGTTTGAAGAAATCATCATACATTATTTAGATTCTGGTAAAGTATCATTAGCAAAAAAAGCAATAAAATTGGGGTTAGAACAACACCCAGAATCTATTGATTTAAAATTGTTGATGGTAGAAATGCACTTAACAGAGCATGAGGTAGATAAAGCCGAAAAACTTTTAAAAAAAGTAGCAATTATTGCACCAGATAATGAAGAAGTTTTTATACAAAAAGCTACAATAAACTCTAAAAGAGGATTGCATAAAGTAGCCATTAAAGATTTAGAAAAAGCTTTAGATTTAACTGAAGATAAAGTAGATGTTTGGTCTTTATTGGGTATGGAATATTTATACTTAGATGATTTTACAAATGCTAGAAAAAACTTTGCAAACTGTATCGAAGTAGATTATGAAGACTATTCTGCACTTTATAATATTGTGTATTGTTTCGATATGCAAGAAGAGCATGAAGAGGCTGCAACATACTTAAAATCTTACATAGAAATAAACCCTTATTGCGAAGTTGCATGGCATCAATTGGGGAGACAATATTTTGTTTTAAATAATTTTGAAGAAGCTTTAAAAGCTTTTGAATATGCTGTTTTAATTGACGAATCTTTTTTAGGCGGATATCTAGAAAAGGCAAAAACATTAGAACAATTAGGAAATTATCAAGATGCTATAGACAATTATTTAATTACTTTAGAGTTAGATGATCCTACTGCATACGCATACATTAGAGTAGGTGAGTGCTACCAAAAATTAGAAAATTTAGAAGCTGCAATTTCCTATTATAAGAAGGCTGTACACGAAGATCCATTACTAGATAAAGGTTGGGGTTTATTAGCTAACATTTATTTTGATCTAGAAAATTACCAAAAAGCATCTTATTATTTATCTAAAGCATTAAAAATAGACGAAGACAATGCGGTGTATTGGAGAAGGTATTCAGAAATAAAACTAAAACTTAGCTTTTTGGAAGAAGCCGTTTCTGGTTATAATAATTGTTTGCGTTTGGGCGATAATTCCCCGGAAATTTATTTAGGTTTAATTGATGTTTTATCATTTTTAGGCGAATATAATTACGCTTTAAAAGTAATTTTTGAAGCTCAGAAAATACATAAAGGCTTTGCAGAAATAGAATACCGATTTGCAGGCTTATTTTTTATTATGAATAAAAATAAATATGCTTTTTCTCATTTGATCAAAGGAATGCAGATTGATTATGATTATCACATCATTTTAAAAGAGCTTTATCCTACGGTTTATGATAATTTAGAAGTTAAAAAGCTTTTAAGTAACTACAAAAAAGCAACAGAATAG
- a CDS encoding head GIN domain-containing protein, producing MKKSINQLLTILFLSTILTSCGVDYLNKVNGNRNVTTETRNVNDTFNSIHVSNGIDLYISQSSNTEVVVEADENLQEIIKTEVNDGVLRIYTDKNIWQSKSRKVYVTLQELSNLKATSGADVYTEDVINTKEISISATSGADINIKVDAESVATKSTSGSDINIAGNTTNHASSATSGSSIDAYDLESKNVIAKVTSGADIDIYASEKIEAKATSGGDIDYKGNPKIVNKKSSSGGSISRK from the coding sequence ATGAAAAAATCAATCAACCAACTTTTAACAATTTTATTTTTATCGACTATTTTAACATCTTGTGGTGTCGATTATTTAAATAAAGTAAATGGTAATAGAAATGTTACTACAGAGACAAGAAACGTTAACGATACTTTTAATAGTATACATGTAAGCAACGGTATCGATTTATATATCAGCCAAAGTAGCAATACAGAAGTTGTTGTCGAAGCTGATGAAAACCTACAAGAAATTATAAAAACCGAAGTTAATGATGGTGTTTTAAGAATTTATACAGATAAAAACATTTGGCAATCAAAATCAAGAAAAGTTTATGTAACACTACAAGAACTATCTAATTTAAAAGCTACAAGTGGTGCAGATGTGTATACAGAAGATGTTATAAATACAAAAGAGATATCTATTTCTGCAACAAGTGGCGCAGACATAAACATTAAAGTTGATGCAGAAAGTGTAGCTACAAAATCTACAAGTGGATCAGATATTAATATAGCTGGTAACACAACCAATCATGCATCAAGCGCTACAAGCGGAAGTTCTATAGATGCTTACGACTTAGAAAGTAAAAACGTTATTGCCAAAGTAACAAGTGGTGCAGATATTGATATTTATGCTTCAGAAAAAATTGAAGCGAAAGCAACTAGTGGCGGAGATATCGATTATAAAGGTAATCCGAAAATTGTAAATAAAAAGTCTTCTTCTGGAGGAAGTATTTCTAGAAAATAA
- a CDS encoding PspC domain-containing protein translates to MNKTININLGGFFFHIDEIAYQKLRRYLESISKSLSEDPQGKNEIIADIEARISELLSEKITDARQVVNEGDIEDIIVIMGQPEDYAEAEEAYSDASYSYKRNNTSGKKLFRDGDDKFLGGVASGIAHYFDIDAIWIRLGLLALFFGAGFGILIYIILWILLPEAKTTAEKLQMEGEPVNIDNIEKKIREEFSNVSENVRNVANQASEKFKDGANEFSEKMSQTFSAKTKKNNGLQDFLDTIGKIILGFFKIIGKFLGVLFVFLGAAIILSLIIGGFSVGSLEFLNIDGNYISYPEFFYDATLPRWLLTVSLFVLVGIPFLALLILGLRMLSSNVKQVSRATSLSLLGLWIIALLMIIFTAIEFGTTHANYGKNVVKKNLTISKQDTLTVKMINNDEIYYKHNLRRSSRRHEVEVDSKRMVYTNDIRIDVNKSNTNEGYVIIQKESYGRSSIRATKNAEKIAYNFTFSNNELLLDAYFLSNIKNIFKDEEIVITLFLPTTSTIYFDNSVKSFLYNVTNENNLDEDEMTNHYFKMTNSALVCTDCATEKEDDEDKKVEDTF, encoded by the coding sequence ATGAATAAGACAATAAATATAAATTTAGGCGGATTTTTCTTCCATATAGACGAGATTGCCTATCAAAAACTAAGAAGATATCTAGAGTCTATCTCTAAATCTTTAAGTGAAGATCCGCAAGGAAAAAATGAAATAATAGCAGATATAGAAGCACGTATAAGTGAACTTTTATCAGAAAAAATTACTGATGCTAGACAAGTTGTTAACGAAGGTGATATCGAAGATATTATTGTAATAATGGGGCAACCAGAAGATTACGCAGAGGCAGAAGAAGCATATTCTGATGCAAGTTATTCTTATAAGAGAAATAATACTTCTGGGAAAAAATTATTTAGAGATGGCGATGATAAATTTTTAGGTGGTGTTGCATCTGGTATTGCGCATTATTTTGATATTGACGCAATTTGGATTCGTTTAGGTTTGTTAGCACTTTTCTTTGGAGCAGGATTCGGAATTTTAATTTACATTATTTTATGGATTCTATTGCCAGAGGCAAAAACTACAGCAGAAAAATTACAGATGGAAGGTGAACCTGTAAATATTGATAACATTGAAAAGAAAATTAGAGAAGAATTTTCTAACGTATCAGAAAATGTTAGAAATGTTGCGAATCAAGCATCAGAAAAATTTAAAGATGGTGCTAATGAGTTCTCAGAAAAAATGAGTCAAACTTTTTCAGCAAAGACAAAAAAAAATAATGGTTTACAAGATTTTTTAGATACAATTGGTAAAATTATACTTGGCTTTTTTAAAATTATAGGAAAGTTTTTAGGTGTACTATTTGTATTCTTAGGTGCCGCCATTATTTTATCTCTAATTATTGGAGGGTTTTCTGTAGGAAGTTTAGAATTCTTAAATATTGATGGAAATTATATTAGTTACCCAGAATTCTTTTATGACGCAACGCTACCAAGATGGTTGCTAACAGTTTCTTTATTTGTTTTAGTTGGTATTCCTTTTTTAGCATTATTAATTTTAGGTTTAAGAATGTTATCTAGTAATGTAAAACAAGTTAGTAGAGCAACCTCTTTATCTCTTTTAGGTCTATGGATAATTGCTTTGTTAATGATCATTTTTACGGCAATAGAATTTGGTACAACACATGCTAATTATGGTAAAAATGTGGTAAAAAAGAATCTTACAATTTCGAAACAAGACACGTTAACTGTAAAGATGATTAACAATGACGAGATCTATTATAAACACAACTTAAGAAGATCTTCTAGAAGACACGAAGTTGAAGTTGATAGTAAGCGTATGGTTTATACAAATGACATAAGAATTGATGTTAATAAAAGCAATACAAACGAAGGTTATGTAATTATTCAAAAAGAATCTTATGGTAGAAGTAGTATTAGAGCGACTAAAAATGCTGAAAAAATAGCATATAATTTTACATTTTCTAATAATGAGCTTTTATTAGATGCTTACTTTCTTTCGAATATAAAAAATATTTTTAAAGATGAAGAAATTGTAATTACGTTGTTTTTACCAACTACTTCTACTATCTATTTTGATAATTCGGTGAAATCATTTTTATATAATGTTACAAATGAAAATAATTTAGACGAAGACGAAATGACTAATCATTATTTTAAAATGACAAACAGCGCTTTAGTATGTACAGATTGTGCAACTGAAAAAGAAGATGATGAAGATAAAAAAGTTGAAGACACATTTTAA
- a CDS encoding PadR family transcriptional regulator — protein sequence MKIENTKAQMRKGVLEYCILSILKNGDAYTSEILSTLKGAEMIVVEGTIYPLLTRLKNAGLLSYRWEESTSGPPRKYYVLTENGGMFLKELDKTWSNLVNAVNQVISTKPTSDE from the coding sequence ATGAAGATAGAAAACACAAAAGCACAAATGAGAAAAGGTGTTTTAGAGTATTGTATTTTATCCATTCTAAAAAATGGAGATGCATATACATCAGAAATACTTTCTACGCTTAAAGGTGCAGAAATGATTGTGGTTGAAGGAACCATTTACCCGTTACTAACTCGCTTAAAAAATGCTGGTTTATTATCGTATAGATGGGAAGAATCAACCTCTGGACCACCAAGAAAATACTACGTTTTAACAGAAAACGGAGGCATGTTTTTAAAAGAATTAGACAAAACATGGAGTAATTTAGTAAACGCAGTTAACCAAGTAATTAGCACAAAACCAACTTCAGATGAATAA
- a CDS encoding DUF4870 domain-containing protein, with product MKNNKQNTNAFLIHLSAFAGFIFPFGHIITPLIAWQTLKERSEFLDEQGKEAVNFNISYTLYSFLLTLTFIPFAFGSFIREFNHFDNFSINLDLNSHNFLGIIGFGTVASIIYLIGIALVIIASLKAKEGENYKYPFTIKFIK from the coding sequence ATGAAAAATAATAAACAAAATACAAACGCCTTTTTAATTCACTTATCTGCTTTTGCTGGTTTTATATTTCCTTTTGGCCATATAATTACACCGTTAATAGCGTGGCAAACATTAAAAGAACGAAGTGAATTTTTAGATGAACAAGGTAAAGAGGCAGTAAATTTTAATATTAGCTACACTTTATATTCTTTCTTGTTGACCTTAACATTTATTCCATTTGCCTTTGGTTCTTTTATCAGAGAATTCAATCATTTCGACAATTTTAGCATCAATTTAGATTTAAATTCTCATAACTTTTTAGGAATAATTGGTTTTGGTACGGTAGCAAGTATTATTTATTTAATTGGCATTGCATTAGTTATAATAGCTTCTTTAAAAGCAAAAGAAGGAGAAAATTACAAGTACCCTTTTACTATAAAATTTATTAAATAA
- a CDS encoding DUF4442 domain-containing protein → MKITPKKVNLFMLLKLPLGYLSGMRVLSISKDETVVKIKHKWMNQNPFKSMFWAAQGMAAEMSTGVLVMKAIEDSNRKVSMLVTKQDAAFYKKATGKIIFTCNGGVEVTKAIQKSIKTNEGQVVVLSSEGVNEDGIIVSKFNFEWSLKVKT, encoded by the coding sequence ATGAAGATTACACCTAAAAAAGTAAACCTGTTTATGTTACTTAAATTACCATTGGGTTATTTAAGCGGAATGAGAGTTTTATCTATATCTAAAGATGAGACAGTTGTAAAAATTAAACATAAATGGATGAATCAAAATCCTTTTAAAAGTATGTTTTGGGCAGCACAAGGTATGGCTGCAGAAATGAGTACTGGTGTTTTGGTGATGAAAGCTATCGAAGATTCTAATAGAAAAGTTTCTATGTTAGTTACCAAGCAAGATGCAGCGTTCTATAAAAAGGCAACGGGTAAAATTATATTTACTTGCAATGGTGGTGTAGAAGTTACCAAAGCTATTCAGAAATCTATTAAGACAAATGAAGGGCAAGTTGTGGTTTTGTCTTCCGAAGGCGTAAATGAAGACGGTATAATAGTTTCAAAATTTAATTTTGAATGGAGTCTAAAAGTAAAGACTTAA
- a CDS encoding DUF4369 domain-containing protein, translating to MKKIVTVLLASMLIFACSSKKDGNMIVQGNIKGLKKGTLYLQKMNDTLLVSVDSVNVFGDGNFKLTDNVESPVMYYLAFDSKTTDKRILFFGDKGTITINDNIDIFGFNPEITGSKNQEVLNNFIKVNNKFKNQRLEFIKKEFEATKAQDQDLMTKVKTDFDRMIRRKYLYTTNFALNNKDLEVAPYIALTQLYDANIKLLDTINNSLSIDVKKSAYGKRLDKYISEIKAKE from the coding sequence ATGAAGAAAATAGTAACAGTTTTACTAGCATCGATGTTAATTTTTGCATGTTCGTCTAAAAAAGATGGAAACATGATTGTTCAAGGAAACATAAAAGGACTTAAAAAAGGAACCTTATATCTTCAGAAAATGAATGATACACTATTGGTTTCTGTAGATTCTGTAAATGTTTTTGGAGACGGAAATTTTAAATTAACAGACAATGTAGAATCGCCTGTGATGTACTATTTAGCGTTTGATAGTAAAACAACAGATAAAAGAATTTTATTTTTTGGTGATAAAGGAACTATTACAATTAATGATAATATTGATATTTTCGGATTCAACCCAGAGATTACAGGTTCTAAAAATCAAGAAGTTTTAAATAATTTTATAAAGGTTAATAACAAATTTAAAAACCAACGATTAGAATTTATTAAAAAAGAATTTGAAGCAACAAAGGCACAGGATCAAGATTTAATGACTAAAGTTAAAACTGACTTTGATAGAATGATCCGTAGAAAATATCTTTACACCACAAATTTTGCGTTAAACAATAAAGACTTAGAAGTAGCACCATATATTGCATTAACACAATTGTACGATGCAAACATTAAATTATTAGACACAATTAATAATTCATTATCAATAGATGTTAAAAAATCTGCATACGGTAAACGTTTAGATAAATATATAAGCGAAATAAAAGCAAAAGAATAA
- a CDS encoding DUF819 domain-containing protein, translated as MQPIFTNDAIVFGILMISLGFVFYTEGLKTGFWPKFYKIVPGLFMAYFIPAIFTTVGIISPEWQTTDATGAVSKNSSQLYYVASRFLLPAALVLMTLSIDLKAIFNLGSKALIMFFTGTVGVIIGGPLAILLISAFSPETVGGADFDAVWRGLSTLAGSWIGGGANQTAMLEIYKYNPAKYGGMVIVDIVIANVWMAVLLIGIGKKEKIDKWLKADTSAIEDLKEKVILFTKKVKKNPTLTDFMIMLAIAFGTVGFGHFSAKYLSQFFSEFVASIESQTWRNMFSFLGSGFFWLISISTIVAILLSYTKAKNYEGAGASKLGSIFIYILVATIGMKMDLNQAFENPGLIAIGFVWMTIHAVLLIIVAKVIKAPYFFLAVGSQANVGGAASAPIVAQAFHPSLATVGVLLAVFGYAIGTVGAILCTILMELASTI; from the coding sequence ATGCAACCAATTTTTACAAATGATGCCATTGTTTTTGGTATCCTAATGATTTCTTTAGGCTTTGTTTTTTATACTGAAGGATTAAAAACTGGCTTCTGGCCAAAATTCTATAAAATAGTGCCAGGTTTATTTATGGCATATTTTATTCCTGCAATTTTTACCACTGTTGGTATTATTTCTCCAGAATGGCAAACTACAGATGCTACAGGCGCTGTTAGTAAAAACTCTTCTCAACTTTATTACGTTGCTAGTAGATTCTTATTACCTGCTGCTTTGGTTTTAATGACACTAAGTATCGATTTAAAAGCTATCTTTAATTTAGGTTCTAAAGCATTAATCATGTTTTTTACTGGTACTGTTGGTGTTATAATTGGCGGACCTTTAGCTATATTATTAATTTCTGCATTTTCACCCGAAACAGTTGGTGGTGCAGATTTTGATGCTGTTTGGAGAGGTTTATCTACATTAGCTGGTAGCTGGATTGGTGGTGGTGCAAACCAAACTGCAATGCTAGAAATTTACAAATACAATCCTGCAAAATATGGCGGAATGGTAATTGTTGATATTGTAATTGCAAATGTTTGGATGGCAGTTTTACTAATTGGTATTGGTAAGAAAGAAAAAATAGACAAATGGCTAAAAGCAGATACTTCTGCTATCGAAGACTTAAAAGAAAAGGTAATTTTATTTACTAAAAAAGTAAAGAAAAATCCAACATTAACAGACTTTATGATTATGCTTGCTATAGCATTTGGTACTGTTGGTTTTGGTCATTTTTCAGCAAAATACTTAAGTCAATTTTTTTCTGAGTTTGTTGCTTCTATAGAATCTCAAACTTGGCGAAATATGTTTTCTTTCTTAGGATCTGGTTTTTTCTGGTTAATTAGTATTTCTACAATTGTAGCCATTTTATTATCTTATACTAAAGCTAAAAACTATGAAGGCGCTGGTGCAAGTAAACTTGGTAGTATTTTTATATACATTTTAGTTGCAACAATTGGCATGAAAATGGATTTAAATCAGGCATTTGAAAATCCAGGATTAATTGCAATTGGTTTTGTTTGGATGACAATACATGCTGTTTTATTAATAATTGTTGCTAAAGTAATTAAAGCACCTTATTTCTTTTTAGCAGTTGGTAGTCAAGCTAATGTTGGTGGTGCCGCTTCTGCACCCATTGTAGCTCAAGCTTTTCATCCTTCTTTAGCAACTGTTGGTGTATTATTAGCTGTTTTTGGATACGCTATTGGTACAGTTGGTGCAATTTTGTGTACAATTTTAATGGAATTAGCTTCAACTATTTAA
- a CDS encoding DUF2490 domain-containing protein gives MRKLLLFICLCFIINKAKAQSTAEDKLGTWFMYNGSHKLSDKFGLKTMAHFRYYELTENFQQEIYRLGLNYTFNPKVNVTLGLSYATADRTYESPSNYLYEYRYYQDLNLKSFWGEFTAKHRFRLEQRFIHQDFNVDAFQNWLRYDLNVSYPLSKTWSVYALNELFLNLDRGKRFAQNWTGVGFMHKLNNTIKLKAGYFQIKTPNEVLKRLQLGIIVNTDFSKKTI, from the coding sequence ATGCGTAAACTATTATTATTCATTTGCCTTTGCTTTATAATTAATAAAGCAAAGGCTCAATCTACCGCAGAAGATAAATTAGGTACCTGGTTTATGTATAACGGTTCACATAAATTATCTGATAAATTTGGTTTAAAAACGATGGCTCATTTTAGATATTATGAGCTTACAGAAAACTTTCAACAAGAAATATACAGGTTAGGTTTAAATTATACATTTAATCCAAAGGTAAATGTTACACTTGGTCTAAGTTACGCTACAGCAGATAGAACTTACGAATCACCATCAAATTACTTATACGAATATCGTTACTACCAAGATTTAAATTTAAAGTCTTTTTGGGGAGAATTTACTGCAAAACATCGTTTTAGATTAGAGCAACGCTTTATTCATCAAGATTTTAATGTTGATGCATTTCAAAATTGGTTACGATACGATTTGAATGTAAGTTATCCTCTTTCGAAAACTTGGAGTGTTTACGCTCTTAATGAACTTTTCTTAAACCTTGATAGAGGTAAGAGATTTGCTCAAAACTGGACAGGTGTTGGTTTTATGCATAAATTAAACAATACAATAAAATTAAAAGCCGGATATTTTCAAATTAAAACGCCAAATGAAGTACTTAAAAGATTACAATTAGGTATCATTGTAAATACAGATTTTTCTAAGAAAACAATTTAA